One genomic window of Bacillus mycoides includes the following:
- a CDS encoding YgaB family protein, producing the protein MNDFDKLVGEQLETMDELLKLQSHLEKYQQIEMSGRDTCDKKELHFIRQEIYRTEIALKLLHEKFEQQTNNVIQSFETEKII; encoded by the coding sequence ATGAACGACTTTGATAAGTTGGTAGGAGAGCAGTTGGAAACGATGGATGAGCTTTTAAAGTTACAATCACATTTAGAGAAGTATCAGCAAATTGAAATGAGTGGAAGGGATACGTGCGATAAAAAAGAATTGCATTTTATCCGTCAAGAAATATACAGAACAGAAATAGCATTAAAACTTTTGCATGAAAAATTTGAACAGCAAACGAATAATGTGATTCAATCTTTTGAAACCGAAAAAATAATTTAA
- the mutY gene encoding A/G-specific adenine glycosylase yields the protein MTLEILNEFNIEQFQNDLIGWFEKEQRDLPWRKNKDPYRVWVSEIMLQQTRVEAVKPYYANFMGKFPTLEALATADDEEVLKAWEGLGYYSRARNLHAAVKEVKEVYGGTVPSDVKKIEKLKGVGPYTKGAILSIAYGIPEPAVDGNVMRVLSRILSVWDDIAKPKTRKVFEEIVREIISAKNPSYFNQGLMELGALICIPKNPSCLLCPVREHCRGYAEGVQKELPVKSKAKAPTMVPLVAGVLQTEDGRYVINKRPSTGLLANMWEFPNIELGEGIRNQKQQLTDYMKESFDLSVSIDEYAMNVQHTFTHRTWDIFIFYGKVTGNIVETDTLKFVSKEAFEQLPFSKSHRTIYEKCVEKITMQ from the coding sequence TTGACACTTGAAATATTAAATGAGTTTAACATAGAACAGTTTCAAAATGATTTAATTGGTTGGTTTGAAAAAGAACAACGTGATTTACCGTGGCGAAAAAATAAAGATCCATACCGTGTTTGGGTTTCGGAAATTATGTTACAGCAAACAAGGGTAGAGGCTGTAAAACCATATTACGCAAATTTTATGGGGAAGTTTCCTACGCTTGAAGCGCTAGCAACTGCCGATGATGAAGAAGTATTAAAAGCATGGGAAGGCTTAGGTTATTATTCTAGAGCACGAAATTTACACGCTGCAGTAAAAGAGGTAAAAGAAGTATACGGCGGGACAGTACCGAGCGATGTAAAGAAAATTGAAAAATTAAAAGGAGTGGGACCATATACAAAAGGTGCCATTTTAAGCATTGCATATGGCATACCAGAGCCAGCGGTTGATGGAAATGTTATGCGCGTATTATCTCGTATTTTATCAGTGTGGGATGATATTGCAAAACCGAAGACGAGAAAAGTTTTTGAAGAGATTGTGCGTGAAATTATTTCGGCTAAAAATCCATCTTATTTTAACCAAGGTTTGATGGAATTAGGGGCATTAATTTGTATACCGAAAAATCCCTCTTGTTTACTTTGTCCTGTACGTGAACATTGCAGAGGGTATGCTGAAGGTGTTCAAAAAGAACTACCAGTGAAAAGTAAAGCGAAAGCACCTACAATGGTACCGCTCGTTGCAGGAGTACTTCAAACTGAAGATGGTCGTTACGTAATTAATAAACGCCCAAGTACGGGATTACTGGCTAATATGTGGGAGTTCCCGAATATTGAACTAGGTGAAGGTATTCGTAATCAGAAACAACAGCTTACGGATTATATGAAGGAGAGCTTTGATCTCTCGGTTTCAATTGATGAATACGCGATGAATGTACAACATACTTTTACACATCGTACTTGGGATATATTTATATTTTACGGAAAAGTAACAGGTAATATTGTCGAAACGGATACATTAAAGTTTGTGTCGAAAGAAGCGTTCGAACAGTTACCTTTCTCGAAATCACATCGTACAATTTACGAAAAGTGTGTTGAGAAAATTACAATGCAATAA
- the ntdP gene encoding nucleoside tri-diphosphate phosphatase, with protein MGFPKEGEKVQIHSYKHNGSIHRMWEETTILKGTQSLVIGANDRTVVTESDGRTWITREPAICYFHANYWFNVIGMLREEGVYYYCNLSSPFAYDSEALKYIDYDLDIKVYPDMTYTLLDEDEYEKHSQIMQYPPVIDTILKRNVAHLTQWIHQRKGPFAPDFVDMWYERYLMYRN; from the coding sequence ATGGGATTTCCCAAAGAAGGAGAAAAGGTACAAATACATAGTTATAAACATAATGGCTCCATTCATAGAATGTGGGAAGAGACAACGATTTTAAAAGGGACGCAGAGTCTTGTGATCGGAGCGAATGATCGTACAGTAGTTACGGAATCAGATGGTCGAACATGGATTACTCGCGAACCTGCGATTTGTTACTTCCATGCTAATTATTGGTTTAATGTGATTGGAATGCTGAGGGAAGAAGGAGTATATTATTATTGTAATTTAAGTTCTCCTTTTGCATATGACTCTGAAGCATTAAAGTATATTGATTACGACTTAGACATTAAAGTGTATCCAGATATGACATATACACTTTTAGATGAAGATGAGTATGAGAAGCATAGTCAAATCATGCAGTATCCACCTGTTATTGATACAATTTTAAAACGAAATGTAGCACATTTAACACAGTGGATTCATCAAAGAAAAGGTCCATTTGCACCGGATTTCGTAGATATGTGGTATGAAAGATATTTAATGTACAGAAATTAA
- a CDS encoding gamma-type small acid-soluble spore protein: MSKKQQGYNKATSGASIQSTNASYGTEFATETNVQAVKQANAQSEAQKAQASGAQSANASYGTEFATETDVHAVKKQNAQSAAKQSQSSSSNQ, encoded by the coding sequence ATGAGTAAAAAACAACAAGGTTATAATAAGGCAACTTCTGGTGCTAGCATTCAAAGTACAAACGCTAGCTATGGTACAGAGTTTGCAACTGAAACGAATGTACAAGCAGTAAAACAAGCAAACGCACAATCAGAGGCACAGAAAGCACAAGCTTCTGGTGCTCAAAGTGCAAATGCTAGTTATGGTACAGAGTTTGCAACTGAAACAGATGTGCATGCAGTGAAAAAACAAAATGCACAATCAGCTGCAAAACAATCACAATCTTCTAGCTCAAATCAGTAA